In the uncultured Methanobacterium sp. genome, one interval contains:
- a CDS encoding DUF308 domain-containing protein, translated as MAAGKNVLLGILAIILGLMVIAFPLISVFTFSVLAGMGVLILGIWFLVQAFSVWENSKGVSIAYLILGIIAIIAGIGLVGNILALSFLASFILYLAGFFLFISGVITLFTGEGGSAKGVGVLGILIGIIYLILGLYAWDPFYLALLIGIWLIISGIFEIFKPQEEAKADTTE; from the coding sequence ATGGCTGCAGGCAAAAATGTTTTGTTAGGAATTTTAGCGATAATATTGGGTTTAATGGTAATTGCGTTTCCATTGATAAGTGTTTTCACATTCAGTGTTCTGGCAGGAATGGGAGTGCTCATTTTGGGTATTTGGTTCCTGGTTCAGGCTTTCTCAGTCTGGGAAAACAGTAAAGGAGTTAGTATTGCCTATTTAATCCTGGGAATTATTGCCATCATAGCAGGAATAGGATTGGTGGGAAATATACTTGCATTGAGCTTCTTAGCTAGCTTTATACTCTATTTAGCTGGTTTCTTCTTGTTCATATCTGGTGTGATTACACTGTTCACTGGAGAAGGAGGATCTGCTAAGGGAGTAGGTGTTTTAGGAATCCTTATAGGTATTATATACTTGATTTTAGGATTGTATGCTTGGGATCCCTTCTATTTAGCACTGTTAATTGGTATCTGGCTGATAATCAGCGGAATCTTCGAGATATTTAAGCCTCAAGAAGAAGCTAAAGCAGATACTACTGAATGA
- a CDS encoding FtsX-like permease family protein, whose translation MGIYALSWKNLRRNRLRNLSTVLRISLGVIILLILVSSGLGISSVIEKSGTSNGKILGQQSNQTTGTANGTSTVSSAVNYLNSFLGSTFTENQLLSRLETILVDVVYILDGLASIALLIGVLGIMNTMGFNLSERKREIGLLKCMGFTKRHILISCTLESGLLGLIGSIIGVVIGTLGIWIISAFFKPDLFTTLLPLWLFIGTITITTLLSIVLGLYPAWFTSQIKVEEALLCEY comes from the coding sequence ATGGGAATATATGCATTATCCTGGAAAAATTTACGCCGGAACCGGTTGAGAAATTTATCCACAGTTTTAAGAATCTCCCTGGGAGTTATAATATTACTCATCCTTGTAAGTTCGGGGTTAGGAATAAGCAGTGTCATTGAAAAGTCAGGAACATCAAACGGGAAAATACTGGGACAACAATCCAACCAGACAACAGGTACCGCCAACGGGACCAGCACAGTATCTTCTGCAGTTAATTATTTAAACTCATTTTTGGGAAGTACTTTCACAGAAAACCAGTTATTAAGTCGTCTAGAAACAATTCTAGTTGATGTTGTCTATATTTTAGATGGTCTGGCCAGTATTGCCCTTTTAATTGGAGTTCTGGGGATTATGAATACGATGGGATTCAACCTCTCCGAGCGAAAAAGAGAGATAGGGCTCCTTAAATGTATGGGTTTTACAAAAAGACATATCTTAATTAGTTGCACTCTTGAATCAGGTTTACTGGGCCTAATAGGATCAATTATTGGAGTGGTTATTGGAACTTTAGGAATCTGGATAATATCTGCCTTTTTCAAACCAGATTTATTCACCACACTGCTCCCATTATGGCTATTTATAGGAACCATTACCATTACCACACTCTTAAGCATTGTTCTTGGCCTGTACCCCGCCTGGTTTACATCACAAATCAAAGTTGAGGAGGCGCTCCTCTGTGAATACTGA
- a CDS encoding DUF308 domain-containing protein, which produces MKNTVVGIIAIIVGVIMITAPVVGLATLGLISGLLILGMGIWLTILGFGERTSNDLWLFPFLVGIVGVIMGITFLFNTSWIISLGLWAYIITGILLLITGIISLLVGERKTYKVYAGIFGLLFGFLFLIVGFYNVNPNILGFITGIGLLLYGILNIRE; this is translated from the coding sequence ATGAAAAATACGGTAGTTGGAATTATTGCAATAATAGTGGGAGTTATAATGATAACTGCACCAGTAGTGGGACTTGCCACTCTTGGCCTCATATCTGGACTTTTAATACTGGGAATGGGTATCTGGTTAACCATTTTAGGATTCGGTGAAAGAACATCCAATGATCTATGGTTATTCCCCTTCTTGGTGGGAATAGTGGGAGTAATTATGGGTATAACTTTCCTGTTCAACACTTCATGGATAATAAGTCTCGGTCTTTGGGCTTATATCATAACAGGGATCCTGCTATTGATTACAGGGATTATTTCTCTGCTTGTTGGTGAACGGAAAACTTACAAAGTGTATGCAGGAATATTTGGACTGTTATTCGGATTTCTTTTCCTTATCGTAGGTTTCTACAACGTGAACCCAAACATTTTAGGATTCATAACAGGAATTGGACTGTTATTATATGGGATACTTAATATACGAGAATAA
- a CDS encoding DUF308 domain-containing protein, whose translation MKNAVLGILAIILGLIVLAFPLAGLVAASVLTGFVVLMIAIWLLIVGGSQMEVSKSAGIMNVILGIIVLIVGIGLIFNPAIFAFLAGFLLYLAGIFLIIAGIIALVSRNDFKNATWVGILGIILGILYIILGTLAFDPIYLGVLIGIWLIISGIFALLE comes from the coding sequence ATGAAAAACGCGGTATTAGGTATTTTAGCAATAATTCTTGGTTTAATAGTTTTAGCGTTCCCACTGGCAGGTCTTGTGGCTGCAAGTGTGTTAACCGGATTTGTAGTATTGATGATCGCAATTTGGCTTCTAATTGTGGGTGGATCTCAGATGGAAGTCAGTAAATCTGCGGGAATCATGAATGTGATCCTGGGTATAATTGTCCTCATTGTAGGAATCGGCCTGATTTTCAATCCAGCAATATTCGCATTCTTAGCAGGATTCTTACTGTACCTGGCAGGTATATTCCTGATAATAGCAGGAATTATAGCATTAGTATCTCGTAATGACTTTAAAAACGCCACATGGGTAGGTATTCTCGGAATAATACTGGGTATTCTATATATCATTCTGGGAACACTGGCCTTTGACCCAATTTATCTGGGAGTTCTAATTGGTATCTGGCTGATAATAAGTGGTATATTTGCTCTGTTGGAATAA
- a CDS encoding DUF308 domain-containing protein: MNEGKNTLIGILAIILGLIVIIFPLVSVLTFSVLMGLGILFLGIWFFAQSFHVWEKNLAAGIADLLLGIIAVLFGIVFLGDVRVFEFLTFLALYIVGLFLIIAGFMALFSGKDLKGRGIGVLGIIFGILYFILGVYVANPVFLAIIIGAFLILAGIMEIFIKPSEEQETSTKSS, translated from the coding sequence ATGAATGAAGGAAAAAACACATTAATCGGTATTTTAGCCATAATTCTGGGTCTTATAGTTATTATTTTCCCACTGGTCAGCGTACTCACTTTCAGTGTTTTAATGGGCCTTGGAATACTCTTTTTAGGGATATGGTTTTTCGCACAGAGTTTCCATGTTTGGGAGAAGAACCTTGCAGCAGGCATAGCTGATCTATTGCTGGGAATTATTGCAGTTCTGTTTGGTATTGTATTTTTGGGAGATGTACGCGTCTTTGAATTCTTAACCTTTTTAGCACTTTACATTGTAGGGCTTTTTTTGATAATCGCCGGTTTCATGGCATTGTTCTCAGGAAAAGATCTTAAAGGTAGAGGAATAGGAGTTCTAGGAATAATATTTGGTATCTTATACTTTATACTGGGTGTTTATGTTGCCAATCCCGTGTTCCTGGCGATAATTATAGGTGCATTTTTAATATTAGCCGGAATAATGGAAATTTTCATCAAACCCTCAGAAGAACAGGAAACATCAACAAAATCATCATAA
- a CDS encoding DUF2116 family Zn-ribbon domain-containing protein, whose translation MIEQHKHCPVCGTPMPLNEKYCSPNCEQLAIANQKKVQKTRKMLYVLFAVFILVWLFFMFRGQLGF comes from the coding sequence ATGATTGAACAACACAAACACTGTCCTGTTTGCGGGACACCCATGCCCTTGAATGAAAAGTATTGCTCACCCAACTGTGAGCAGTTAGCCATCGCCAACCAGAAAAAAGTTCAAAAAACTCGTAAAATGCTTTATGTTTTATTTGCAGTCTTCATCCTGGTCTGGTTGTTCTTCATGTTTAGGGGCCAGTTAGGATTTTAA
- a CDS encoding metallophosphoesterase, producing MEEKDPNALKYRQKLQRGMTYWRHKIGNPEFNHKDFQIEQVEVTIPNLDPAFHNYRLLNLSDIHLGQWITPEHLEGVVKMVNKEKPDSVTITGDFVSYILDDVAEDLENSLQMLEPKECSFAVLGNHDHWLSAERIRKILHRCDIIDVSNDLHTIYHDEAPLHIAGVDSVMLGKQRLDLVMEKLPEEGPAILLAHEPDFADISSTTGRFSLQISGHSHGGQFLIPGLGTFIRGPHFLKYPAGKYMVGDMVQYTSRGLGTNVFWLRINCAPEITVFTLKCPEDVL from the coding sequence ATGGAAGAAAAGGATCCAAATGCCCTGAAATACAGGCAGAAGTTACAGAGGGGGATGACGTACTGGCGTCATAAAATAGGAAACCCTGAATTTAACCACAAAGACTTCCAGATAGAACAAGTGGAAGTTACAATACCCAACCTTGATCCTGCATTTCATAATTATCGTCTGTTAAATCTTTCAGATATACATCTGGGGCAATGGATCACACCAGAACACCTTGAAGGTGTGGTGAAAATGGTAAATAAAGAAAAACCAGATTCTGTAACTATAACTGGTGATTTTGTTTCTTATATTCTGGATGATGTGGCCGAGGACCTTGAAAACTCTTTACAAATGTTAGAACCTAAAGAATGCTCATTCGCAGTTCTTGGTAACCATGATCACTGGCTAAGCGCTGAAAGAATACGTAAAATATTGCACCGGTGTGATATAATTGATGTCAGCAATGATCTCCACACTATATATCATGATGAAGCTCCTCTGCACATAGCTGGAGTGGATAGTGTGATGTTAGGAAAACAGCGTCTTGATCTGGTGATGGAAAAACTCCCAGAAGAAGGACCAGCCATACTCCTGGCCCATGAACCTGATTTTGCAGACATTAGTTCAACCACCGGACGTTTCAGCCTGCAAATATCTGGCCACTCCCATGGAGGACAATTTCTCATACCGGGTCTGGGCACATTTATCAGAGGCCCCCATTTCCTGAAATACCCTGCTGGCAAATACATGGTGGGAGATATGGTTCAATACACCAGCAGGGGCCTGGGAACCAATGTATTCTGGTTGAGGATCAACTGTGCCCCTGAAATCACAGTATTCACGTTGAAATGTCCCGAAGATGTACTGTAA
- a CDS encoding DUF2769 domain-containing protein, protein MAKVEFSLENVQKCICKTCPVQADSACVKSKQMKVQEMMPKMMAGEVTPKPEMIPGLYCAQGKTMCADVDFEEMCQCNECPLWEEYDLSNGEPMGYYCRDGEAK, encoded by the coding sequence ATGGCTAAAGTGGAATTTAGTTTGGAAAACGTGCAAAAGTGTATCTGTAAAACCTGTCCTGTGCAAGCAGATAGTGCTTGTGTTAAATCAAAACAAATGAAAGTTCAGGAAATGATGCCTAAAATGATGGCTGGTGAAGTGACACCTAAACCTGAAATGATCCCTGGTTTGTACTGTGCCCAAGGAAAAACCATGTGTGCAGATGTGGACTTCGAAGAAATGTGCCAATGTAATGAATGTCCATTATGGGAAGAATATGATTTATCCAACGGTGAACCAATGGGTTACTATTGTAGGGACGGGGAAGCTAAATAG
- a CDS encoding heavy metal-binding domain-containing protein, translating to MLVLTTPTIDGKKINEYYGLVTGESLLGANVYKDMFSGVRDVVGGRTSAYEEELKKAREVALKSMNEKAAEKGANAVIGTRLAYHNLGGTMGNTIMVTVFGTAVSYQE from the coding sequence ATGCTCGTTTTAACCACCCCCACTATAGATGGAAAAAAAATTAATGAATATTATGGTTTAGTAACTGGTGAATCCCTTTTAGGGGCGAATGTTTACAAAGACATGTTTTCGGGTGTGAGGGATGTGGTGGGAGGTAGAACTTCTGCCTATGAAGAAGAACTGAAAAAAGCCAGAGAAGTTGCTCTAAAAAGCATGAATGAAAAAGCTGCAGAAAAAGGGGCTAATGCAGTTATTGGCACTCGCCTTGCCTATCATAACTTGGGAGGAACCATGGGGAACACTATCATGGTCACGGTCTTTGGAACCGCGGTTTCTTATCAGGAGTAA
- the pyrH gene encoding UMP kinase, which translates to MRVVITVGGSIIIKDHDYKKFQDYASVLKSMAAEHQIMVVVGGGRTARDYIGIARDLGASEALCDDIGIEVTRLNARLLITALGDSAYPRVPHNFAEALEFSTNGKIVVMGGTEPAHSTDAVGSILAEFVGADLLLNATSVDGLYDKDPNKHPDAKMFPEITPKEMMGMLADKEMKAGTYEFLDKTAIQIIGRSRIKTVIFNGENPENLKKAINNNIGTLIKHDAE; encoded by the coding sequence ATGCGCGTAGTGATCACGGTAGGTGGATCCATAATAATCAAGGACCACGATTATAAAAAATTTCAGGATTATGCAAGTGTATTGAAGAGCATGGCTGCAGAACACCAGATCATGGTGGTGGTAGGTGGTGGTAGGACTGCCCGGGACTACATTGGAATAGCTAGGGATCTGGGGGCTTCAGAAGCCCTCTGTGATGATATTGGAATTGAAGTCACCCGACTCAATGCACGACTCCTCATAACAGCTCTAGGAGATAGTGCTTATCCACGAGTACCTCACAACTTTGCAGAAGCTCTTGAATTTTCTACCAATGGTAAAATTGTGGTAATGGGTGGCACAGAACCCGCACACAGTACCGATGCTGTGGGCAGCATACTGGCTGAGTTTGTTGGTGCAGATTTACTCTTAAACGCCACTTCTGTAGATGGATTGTATGATAAAGATCCCAACAAGCACCCCGATGCAAAAATGTTCCCGGAGATTACCCCCAAAGAGATGATGGGGATGCTGGCGGATAAAGAGATGAAAGCAGGGACCTATGAATTCCTAGATAAAACTGCCATACAGATCATAGGCCGTTCCCGGATAAAAACAGTTATTTTCAATGGGGAAAACCCTGAAAACCTCAAAAAAGCCATAAATAATAACATAGGCACGTTAATTAAGCATGACGCTGAATAA
- a CDS encoding heavy metal-binding domain-containing protein produces the protein MLKSAVNFLKEKRWAFAAILIGTAAGFLSAVICVMGNLVIFGFNITFIVSPLLAGFVETYIARRLYGKSTGAISALLIFIIINAYAWLFPQDPIVLNFFTLGGLALMVQAAFPILINYLLFVVFLGVLTYVIGYLGNLLSKAMSTVRRKPSELERSENFENTDDSLITPNLNFMDDLDVPIVSIPHMDGGKITKHIGLVTGEAMVKEKSEGISKISKKAQLDGMSLDEAKNAAILRMLDNAYEMGANTVIEVLIDYNSVGGLKGSALIVTATGTAVMYQ, from the coding sequence TTGTTAAAATCAGCAGTAAACTTTTTAAAAGAAAAACGCTGGGCTTTTGCAGCTATACTCATAGGTACCGCCGCCGGATTTTTGTCGGCTGTAATCTGTGTTATGGGGAATTTAGTAATTTTTGGGTTTAACATAACGTTTATTGTGTCCCCACTCCTAGCTGGTTTCGTGGAAACTTACATTGCCCGACGTTTGTATGGTAAAAGCACAGGAGCAATCAGTGCACTTTTGATATTCATAATCATTAATGCTTACGCCTGGCTTTTCCCGCAAGACCCTATTGTGCTCAATTTTTTTACATTAGGGGGTCTTGCGCTGATGGTACAGGCTGCGTTTCCCATACTCATTAACTACCTTCTCTTTGTCGTATTCCTGGGAGTGTTGACATATGTCATAGGTTATCTGGGGAACTTACTATCTAAAGCCATGAGTACGGTTCGCAGAAAACCTTCTGAGCTTGAAAGGAGTGAAAACTTTGAAAACACGGATGATTCATTGATAACTCCAAATTTGAACTTTATGGATGATCTGGATGTTCCTATTGTATCAATACCCCATATGGATGGTGGTAAAATTACCAAACACATTGGTCTGGTAACAGGGGAGGCAATGGTAAAGGAAAAGTCGGAAGGTATTTCCAAGATATCTAAAAAAGCTCAATTAGATGGAATGAGTTTGGATGAAGCCAAAAATGCAGCAATACTTCGAATGCTTGATAATGCATATGAAATGGGGGCCAATACTGTGATTGAAGTTTTGATTGATTACAATTCAGTTGGGGGATTGAAGGGAAGCGCACTTATTGTTACAGCCACTGGAACTGCTGTAATGTACCAATAG
- a CDS encoding FUSC family protein — translation MEKKGFAGRLKTLSKPTGKPMWNQAFKSIVLMILAALIAKSLGFDEGIKAVMFITLIATIIIDLPLPLRKIIPLAMVGFIMTFLAFISSSLALSSLPVFLFFTVIWAFLSLSMYIFSETIGLFGFIIFCGYFLSVALVNRDASTLDWGLYIILAYVVASILFIQKIWGRNRDISKMVASPFIPETSLERVLSVRHALSGIPLDKRDYELFRIGTYLTGFRGYSKQMLSRLSGESHQLLQRFMDAAHKTSLEIAGNIENATHPVELELVDLEIENIKKSVNSTDRSTSALVDVSTEIRTLLHKASGLVGGKYPSTEKLKIPSPRTSLKDVLSANFNLKNMYIRHALRFSLALTLGLLVVYLTHGRDALWVTMGILIIIKPDVTSTLNNIILRVSFNVAAILLAILLAFLFPHYALIGLAFLMLFLFRAFYPNYMGLSVMFLSIFVVLIWPTGPVWENAVARIIDISIGAIIAFICAYLILPSRMTVDLPGQIAQVINANREYANAVIPGEDMNYNHENAVTYFRKYMLEEKNLESAIKKVDDTFKDVGEDVSLYHELSAANRKLASDISALATLIESDEALPDTHRFKEQLIDALNELALSVNKSVVLPRANIDKYSYGSNRDEVLDIKSYLDWITSDVKFLQEGVELGHRTGALERYRDLT, via the coding sequence GTGGAAAAGAAAGGGTTTGCAGGAAGATTGAAAACATTATCCAAGCCCACTGGCAAGCCCATGTGGAACCAAGCATTTAAATCCATCGTTTTAATGATTTTGGCGGCATTGATCGCTAAATCTCTGGGTTTTGATGAGGGAATAAAAGCAGTCATGTTCATTACCCTCATCGCCACTATAATCATAGATTTGCCACTGCCGTTACGTAAGATCATCCCCCTCGCCATGGTAGGATTTATAATGACTTTTTTAGCTTTCATAAGTTCTTCTCTGGCCCTTTCCAGTCTACCAGTCTTTCTATTTTTCACAGTCATCTGGGCTTTTTTAAGTCTTTCCATGTACATCTTCAGCGAAACTATCGGCCTTTTTGGATTTATAATATTCTGTGGTTATTTCTTATCTGTAGCGCTGGTTAATAGGGATGCTTCCACACTTGACTGGGGACTTTACATAATTTTAGCCTATGTGGTTGCATCCATCCTTTTCATACAAAAGATATGGGGAAGGAACAGGGATATCTCAAAAATGGTTGCTTCTCCTTTCATTCCAGAAACCTCTCTTGAGCGCGTATTATCAGTCCGGCATGCATTATCTGGAATTCCCCTTGATAAGAGAGATTATGAACTTTTCAGGATTGGAACTTACCTCACAGGGTTTAGAGGTTACAGTAAACAGATGTTATCCCGTTTATCCGGTGAATCCCATCAATTACTCCAAAGATTTATGGACGCTGCCCATAAAACCAGTTTAGAAATTGCAGGAAATATTGAAAATGCCACTCATCCAGTGGAATTGGAATTGGTAGATCTAGAAATTGAAAATATAAAAAAATCGGTTAATTCCACAGATCGAAGCACCAGTGCCCTGGTTGATGTGTCCACAGAAATTAGAACTCTACTCCATAAAGCCAGCGGTCTTGTGGGGGGAAAATATCCTTCCACTGAAAAATTAAAGATACCATCACCCAGAACCTCTCTTAAAGATGTTTTAAGTGCTAATTTTAATCTAAAGAACATGTATATACGTCATGCCTTGAGATTCTCCCTGGCACTTACTCTTGGACTTCTGGTAGTCTATTTAACCCATGGACGAGACGCACTGTGGGTTACCATGGGTATTCTAATCATTATTAAACCAGATGTTACCAGCACCCTGAACAACATCATTTTAAGGGTTTCATTTAACGTGGCAGCCATACTCCTGGCCATACTCCTGGCATTCCTCTTCCCCCACTATGCATTAATCGGTTTAGCTTTCCTGATGCTTTTCTTATTCCGGGCATTCTACCCCAATTACATGGGACTTTCGGTTATGTTCCTTTCCATATTTGTGGTGTTAATATGGCCGACAGGACCAGTATGGGAGAATGCAGTTGCCCGAATAATTGACATATCCATTGGTGCAATTATAGCCTTCATCTGTGCATATCTAATTTTACCCAGCAGAATGACAGTGGATCTTCCTGGGCAAATTGCTCAAGTAATCAATGCCAACCGAGAATATGCAAATGCAGTTATTCCAGGCGAAGATATGAATTACAATCACGAAAATGCGGTTACCTATTTCAGGAAATACATGTTAGAGGAAAAAAATCTTGAATCTGCTATTAAAAAGGTTGATGATACATTTAAGGATGTTGGAGAAGATGTATCACTGTACCATGAACTCAGTGCAGCCAATAGAAAATTAGCGTCTGATATTTCTGCCCTGGCAACTCTGATTGAATCAGATGAAGCTCTACCTGACACTCATCGTTTTAAAGAACAGTTAATTGATGCCCTGAATGAACTGGCTCTTTCTGTGAACAAAAGTGTGGTGCTTCCCCGTGCGAATATAGATAAATATTCGTATGGTTCTAACCGGGATGAGGTATTAGATATAAAAAGCTACCTGGACTGGATAACCAGTGATGTTAAATTCCTGCAGGAAGGAGTGGAACTGGGTCATCGCACAGGGGCACTGGAAAGGTATCGTGACCTGACGTGA
- a CDS encoding ATP-binding cassette domain-containing protein: MNTENSENNGNSINTENSADIEDSMNTEDILTFNGVSKVYQKGGVEKLALNNLSFSLHPHTLTLINGSSGAGKTSLIYLAGLIKKPSTGEICVNGIFTNDLSETERSNLIKNEIGLIFRRSNLLPYLSILENVMLPAISSDRRKAEELLEKVEVDNWNRFPSDLSILEEQKVALARSLVNDPAILLADEPTGELDWDETKNFIDILKKMDKLTILMTSDQNSLQSFFSVIYELEYGRLKGLSTPIRH, encoded by the coding sequence GTGAATACTGAAAACTCTGAGAATAATGGAAATTCTATAAATACTGAAAACTCTGCGGATATCGAAGATTCTATGAATACTGAGGATATTCTAACATTTAATGGTGTTAGCAAGGTTTACCAGAAGGGAGGAGTGGAAAAATTGGCACTCAATAATTTATCCTTTTCGCTTCATCCCCACACCCTCACACTAATAAATGGTTCATCTGGAGCGGGTAAAACATCCCTAATATATCTTGCTGGCCTTATCAAAAAACCCAGCACCGGAGAGATCTGTGTTAATGGAATTTTTACCAATGATTTAAGTGAAACAGAACGTTCAAACCTTATTAAAAACGAAATCGGTTTGATTTTTCGACGGTCCAATCTACTACCTTATCTTTCTATTCTGGAAAATGTGATGCTTCCTGCGATATCCTCCGACCGGAGGAAAGCTGAAGAATTACTGGAAAAAGTTGAAGTGGATAATTGGAACCGCTTCCCCTCTGATTTATCCATTTTAGAGGAACAAAAAGTTGCCCTGGCCCGTTCTCTGGTTAACGATCCAGCAATTTTACTGGCTGATGAACCAACTGGAGAACTGGATTGGGATGAAACAAAAAATTTTATAGATATTTTAAAAAAAATGGATAAACTTACTATTCTTATGACCAGTGATCAAAATTCACTCCAATCCTTCTTTTCTGTGATCTATGAACTTGAATACGGAAGACTCAAGGGTTTATCCACCCCAATTAGACATTAA
- a CDS encoding ion channel: MDSKLHHRLEMVLEIIFLIFIFLDSFLLFTSAFLPMRGNSYINIAYFDLLTSALLFVGYWIQQRRTSSKTGYLKRNWNGIIAVVPIYFIGIVILGINESSIIIKILALIKVITLIMAARQVGKAVDQFVEKSKLAYGFAFFVVVLLVCSVGFFLLENGINPEVSTYEDSLWYVIQTITTVGYGDVVPITQWGRLIGVIAMISAIGISSLLTAATTSSLMDKLREDREKLAKSNVDHTKKLDKRVQDMESKMAKEENVKEIEEDLSEIKSEIKEIKDLLNKINR, translated from the coding sequence ATGGATAGTAAGCTGCATCATAGACTGGAAATGGTCCTGGAAATAATTTTCCTGATCTTCATATTCCTAGATAGTTTTCTTCTTTTCACCAGCGCATTTCTACCGATGCGGGGAAACTCATACATTAACATTGCTTATTTTGATTTATTAACCAGTGCTCTACTTTTTGTAGGATACTGGATCCAGCAAAGAAGAACCAGTTCAAAAACAGGGTATTTAAAAAGGAATTGGAATGGTATAATAGCAGTTGTACCCATCTACTTCATAGGAATTGTTATTTTAGGGATCAATGAATCTTCAATCATTATTAAAATATTGGCATTAATTAAAGTAATTACACTAATAATGGCAGCTCGTCAAGTAGGTAAAGCTGTTGATCAGTTCGTTGAAAAAAGTAAGTTAGCCTATGGATTTGCATTCTTTGTGGTTGTACTTTTAGTCTGTTCAGTGGGATTTTTTTTACTTGAAAATGGAATTAATCCTGAAGTTTCCACCTACGAGGACTCTTTATGGTATGTTATTCAGACCATCACTACTGTTGGTTACGGTGATGTGGTCCCCATAACTCAATGGGGACGTTTAATTGGGGTAATTGCTATGATCAGTGCCATTGGTATTTCCAGCCTACTCACAGCAGCCACTACTTCTTCATTAATGGATAAACTGCGCGAAGACCGGGAAAAACTCGCCAAAAGCAATGTTGATCATACCAAAAAACTTGATAAACGAGTTCAGGATATGGAATCAAAAATGGCAAAAGAAGAAAATGTTAAAGAAATTGAAGAGGATTTAAGTGAGATTAAATCTGAAATAAAAGAAATTAAAGATTTATTGAACAAAATTAACAGATAA